A segment of the Micromonospora sediminicola genome:
GAGCGCGATCTGGTGGTGCACGCCAGCGCCACCGCCGACGGGTTGCAACGCGGCCTGGAGCTGCTCCGCCCGGAGGGCACCGTGCTGGAGCTGAGCTGGTACGGCGACCGGCCCGTCACCCTCGCGCTCGGCGGCGCGTTCCACGCCCGGCGGCTCGGCATCCGCAGCAGCCAGGTCGGCACCGTGTCGCCCCGGCGTGCCGACCGCAGCTACGCCGACCGCCTCGCCCTCGCCCTGGACCTGCTGGCCGACCCCGCGTTCGACGCGCTGCTCACCGGCCGTTCCCGCTTCACCGACCTGCCCGACGTGCTGGACCGGCTCGCCTCGGGCGAGCTGCCGGCGCTGTGCCATCTCATCACCTACGGCGAGGAGTGAACGTGTTCAGCGTGACCGTCCGGGACCACATGATGGTCGCCCACAGCTTCCGCGGCGAGGTGTTCGGCCCGGCCCAGCGGCTGCACGGCGCGACGTTCGTCGTCGACGCCACGTTCCGCCGGCCCGACCTGGACGCCGACGGGATCGTGGTCGACATCGGGCTGGCCACCGAGCAGCTCAGGGCCGTGCTCGGCGAGCTGACCTACCGCAACCTCGACGACGAGCCGGCCTTCGCCGGGGTGAACACCACCACCGAGGTGCTGGCCCGCACGGTGGCCGACCGGCTCGCCGACGCGGTGCACGCCGGCCGGCTGGGGGAGGGGGCACGAGGGCTGGCCGGGATCACCGTCACCCTGCACGAGTCGCACGTCGCCTGGGCGAGCTACGAGCGGTCGCTGTGACCGGATGACGGCCGTCCACGTGGTGCTGCCGGGCGACATCGACGACCCGGCGAACCCCAGCGGCGGCAACGCCTACGACCGGCACGTCTGCCGGGGACTGGCCGCGCTCGGCTGGGCCGTGCGCGAACACCCGGTGCCGGGTGGCTGGCCGCACCCGGCGCAGCGCGAGCGGGCCGAGCTGGCCGGGCTGCTCGGCGG
Coding sequences within it:
- a CDS encoding 6-pyruvoyl trahydropterin synthase family protein, with the protein product MFSVTVRDHMMVAHSFRGEVFGPAQRLHGATFVVDATFRRPDLDADGIVVDIGLATEQLRAVLGELTYRNLDDEPAFAGVNTTTEVLARTVADRLADAVHAGRLGEGARGLAGITVTLHESHVAWASYERSL